In Cicer arietinum cultivar CDC Frontier isolate Library 1 chromosome 1, Cicar.CDCFrontier_v2.0, whole genome shotgun sequence, one DNA window encodes the following:
- the LOC101511791 gene encoding uncharacterized protein has translation MVAENDEMLIGWPLGLSFLNMRLRVAESLPAASSVEPYQLHMPMPCTSFSSFSTSNLDTESTASFFQDNSVSLAQLIGFRTGRDRGRLYFPTPLRFEERNRKLEKGSCSHGSKVQQGRDISRAICIPLVLDTLLKFTKSKKSSRN, from the exons ATGGTTGCAGAG AATGATGAAATGCTTATTGGATGGCCACTTGGGCTTAGCTTCTTGAATATGAGACTTAGAGTTGCGGAATCCCTCCCAGCAGCTTCATCAGTGGAACCATATCAATTGCACATGCCAATGCCATGCACTAGTTTCTCATCATTTTCAACCTCTAACCTTGATACTGAG TCCACAGCATCATTCTTCCAAGACAACAGTGTATCCCTTGCACAGCTAATTGGATTTAGAACAGGACGTGACAGAGGACGCTTGTACTTCCCAACACCATTAAGGTTTGAAGAAAGGAACAGGAAATTAGAAAAAGGTTCTTGTTCTCATGGTTCCAAAGTACAACAAGGAAGAGACATTTCTAGAGCCATTTGCATACCCTTAGTACTTGATACACTATTAAAGTTTACAAAGAGTAAGAAAAGTTCAAGGAACTAG